In Actinomyces weissii, a genomic segment contains:
- the ettA gene encoding energy-dependent translational throttle protein EttA, which translates to MAEYIYQMIKARKAHGDKVILDDVTMAFYPGAKIGMVGPNGAGKSSILKIMAGLDQPSNGEARLTPGYSVGILLQEPPLNEDKTVLGNVEEGVAEIKGKLDRFNEISAAMADPDADFDALMEEMGRLQDELDAAGAWDLDSQLEQAMDALRCPPPDAEVKHLSGGERRRVALCKLLLEAPDLLLLDEPTNHLDAESVLWLEQHLSTYKGAVIAVTHDRYFLDHVAQWIAEVDRGHLYPYEGNYSTYLETKEKRLAVQGKKDAKLAKRLKEELEWVRSSAKGRQTKSKARLARYEEMAAEAERTRKLDFEEIQIPPGPRLGNIVLEASHLTKGFDGRTLIDDLSFTLPRNGIVGIVGPNGVGKTTLFKTIVGLEELDSGELKIGQTVKLSYVDQTRAGIDPSKTLWEVVSDGLDYIKVGNVEMPSRAYVAAFGFKGPDQQKPAGVLSGGERNRLNLALTLKQGGNLILLDEPTNDLDTETLGSLENALLEFPGCAVVITHDRWFLDRVATHILAWEGDEENPAKWYWFEGNFASYEENKVKRLGAEAARPHRVTYRKLTRD; encoded by the coding sequence GTGGCTGAGTACATCTACCAGATGATCAAGGCGCGTAAGGCGCACGGGGACAAGGTGATCCTCGACGACGTGACCATGGCCTTCTACCCGGGCGCGAAGATCGGTATGGTCGGCCCCAACGGCGCGGGCAAGTCCTCAATCCTCAAGATCATGGCCGGGCTAGACCAGCCTTCCAACGGTGAGGCCCGCCTGACCCCCGGCTACAGCGTCGGCATCCTGCTGCAGGAGCCGCCGCTCAACGAGGACAAGACGGTCCTGGGCAACGTCGAGGAGGGCGTGGCCGAGATCAAGGGCAAGCTGGACCGCTTCAACGAGATCTCCGCCGCCATGGCGGACCCGGACGCGGACTTCGACGCCCTGATGGAGGAGATGGGCAGGCTCCAGGACGAGCTGGACGCCGCAGGCGCCTGGGACCTGGACTCCCAGCTGGAGCAGGCCATGGACGCGCTGCGCTGCCCCCCGCCGGACGCGGAGGTCAAGCACCTCTCCGGTGGTGAGCGCCGCCGGGTGGCCCTGTGCAAGCTGCTGCTGGAGGCCCCAGACCTGCTGCTGCTGGACGAGCCCACCAACCACCTGGACGCCGAGTCCGTGCTCTGGCTGGAGCAGCACCTGAGCACCTACAAGGGCGCCGTGATCGCCGTCACCCACGACCGCTACTTCCTGGACCACGTGGCCCAGTGGATCGCGGAGGTGGACCGCGGCCACCTATACCCCTACGAGGGCAACTACTCCACCTACCTGGAGACCAAGGAGAAGCGCCTGGCGGTCCAGGGCAAGAAGGACGCCAAGCTCGCCAAGCGCCTCAAGGAGGAGCTGGAGTGGGTGCGCTCCTCCGCCAAGGGCCGCCAGACCAAGTCCAAGGCCCGTCTGGCCCGCTACGAGGAGATGGCGGCCGAGGCCGAGCGGACCCGCAAGCTGGACTTCGAGGAGATCCAGATCCCGCCGGGCCCCCGCCTGGGCAACATCGTGCTGGAGGCCAGCCACCTGACCAAGGGCTTCGACGGGCGCACCCTGATCGACGACCTGTCCTTCACGCTGCCGCGCAACGGCATCGTGGGGATCGTGGGCCCCAACGGCGTCGGCAAGACCACCCTGTTCAAGACCATCGTGGGCCTGGAGGAGCTAGACAGCGGCGAGCTCAAGATCGGCCAGACGGTCAAGCTGTCCTACGTGGACCAGACCCGGGCGGGTATCGACCCGAGCAAGACCCTGTGGGAGGTCGTCTCCGACGGCCTGGACTACATCAAGGTCGGCAACGTGGAGATGCCCTCGCGCGCCTACGTGGCGGCCTTCGGTTTCAAGGGCCCCGACCAGCAGAAGCCCGCCGGGGTGCTCTCCGGTGGTGAGCGCAACCGCCTGAACCTGGCGCTGACCCTCAAGCAGGGCGGCAACCTGATCCTGCTGGACGAGCCCACCAACGACCTGGACACCGAGACCCTGGGCTCGCTGGAGAACGCCCTGCTGGAGTTCCCCGGCTGCGCCGTGGTCATCACCCACGACCGCTGGTTCCTGGACCGGGTGGCCACGCACATCCTGGCTTGGGAGGGGGACGAGGAGAACCCGGCCAAGTGGTACTGGTTCGAGGGGAACTTCGCCTCCTACGAGGAGAACAAGGTCAAGCGTCTAGGTGCTGAGGCCGCCCGCCCCCACCGCGTCACCTACCGCAAGCTAACCCGGGACTGA
- the prfB gene encoding peptide chain release factor 2, which yields MATDFPAEIERLRHTYASIAAVTDPQALRARIAELSEKAAAPDLWDDPDAAQVVTSALSHAQADLKRVEDLGGRIDDLEAMVEMAAEEEGEDAAELLAEAESDLQAISKDLAELEIRTLLSGEYDQRDAVVTIRSGAGGVDAADFAEMLLRMYLRWAERHDYAVKVLDTSYAEEAGLKSVTFEVHAPYAYGTLSVEGGTHRLVRISPFDNQGRRQTSFAAVEVIPLIESTDHIDIPETDIRVDVFRSSGPGGQSVNTTDSAVRITHLPTGLVVSMQDEKSQIQNRAAAMRVLQSRLLLLKKQEEDAKKKELAGDVKASWGDQMRNYVLNPYQMVKDLRTSHEVGNPEAVFDGDIDGFIDAGIRWRKQQEQAEG from the coding sequence GTGGCCACTGACTTTCCCGCAGAGATCGAACGACTCCGACACACCTACGCCTCCATCGCCGCGGTGACCGACCCGCAGGCGCTGCGTGCCCGCATCGCCGAGCTCTCCGAGAAGGCCGCCGCCCCTGACCTGTGGGACGACCCCGACGCCGCCCAGGTGGTCACCTCCGCCCTGTCCCACGCCCAGGCCGACCTAAAGCGTGTGGAGGACCTGGGCGGGCGCATCGACGACCTGGAGGCCATGGTGGAGATGGCCGCCGAGGAGGAGGGCGAGGACGCCGCCGAGCTCCTGGCGGAGGCCGAGTCTGACCTGCAGGCCATATCCAAGGACCTGGCCGAGCTGGAGATCCGCACGCTGCTCAGCGGCGAGTACGACCAGCGCGACGCCGTCGTCACCATCCGCTCGGGGGCCGGGGGCGTGGACGCCGCCGACTTCGCCGAGATGCTGCTGCGCATGTACCTGCGCTGGGCCGAGCGCCACGACTACGCCGTCAAGGTGCTGGACACCTCCTACGCCGAGGAGGCGGGGCTGAAGTCCGTGACCTTTGAGGTGCACGCCCCCTACGCCTACGGCACGCTCTCCGTGGAGGGCGGCACCCACCGCCTGGTGCGCATCAGCCCCTTCGACAACCAGGGCCGCCGCCAGACCTCCTTCGCGGCCGTGGAGGTCATCCCGCTGATCGAGTCCACCGACCACATCGACATCCCCGAGACCGACATCCGCGTCGACGTCTTCCGCTCCTCCGGGCCCGGCGGGCAGTCCGTGAACACCACCGACTCGGCCGTGCGCATCACCCACCTGCCCACCGGCCTGGTGGTATCCATGCAGGACGAGAAGTCCCAGATCCAGAACCGGGCCGCCGCCATGCGCGTGCTCCAGTCCCGCCTGCTGCTGCTCAAGAAGCAGGAGGAGGACGCCAAGAAGAAGGAGCTGGCCGGGGACGTCAAGGCCTCCTGGGGGGACCAGATGCGCAACTACGTGCTCAACCCCTACCAGATGGTCAAGGACCTGCGCACCAGCCACGAGGTGGGTAACCCGGAGGCGGTCTTCGACGGCGACATCGACGGCTTCATCGACGCGGGCATCCGCTGGCGCAAGCAGCAGGAGCAGGCGGAGGGCTGA
- a CDS encoding phospho-sugar mutase, with translation MSEQELLDRAELWAGHDPDQSTAVALQTAVEAARAGDAEALAEVAAAMAGPLEFGTAGLRGQIGPGESRMNLAVVIRATAGLCAFLKDSTTRVPRVVIGCDARHGSVDFARAAARVVSAAGCHALALPVMNPTPLTSFAVRHLDADAGIMVTASHNPAQDNGYKVYLGGSVVTDAGQGAQIVPPYDGQIAAAIAATPPADQVPQDEARIEQVDPRADYVQAASRLASGSSAKADLKITLTAMHGVGAALAEQVLHEAGFPQVQPVAEQAEPDPDFPTVSFPNPEEPGALDLAIAQADAQGADLLIAVDPDADRCALAVPDAAAPKGWRQLSGDEIGSLLGEYLAARAPQGAVLANSIVSSRLLERIAQGHGLEYRHTLTGFKWIARTPGLFFGYEEAIGYCPDPEHARDKDGIATAVVAASMVADLKDQGRTVGEELERLARTYGLYQTMPLTFRVENLELIAQGMERLRQHPPATLAGSPVTSVTDLSQGWDGLPGTNAVMVLTAADDRVIARPSGTEPKLKCYLEVVLPVAEGALVPWEQARQRLETIKSEFAAAIGI, from the coding sequence ATGAGTGAGCAGGAGCTTTTGGACCGGGCCGAGCTGTGGGCCGGGCACGACCCCGACCAGTCCACCGCCGTGGCCCTGCAGACCGCGGTGGAGGCCGCCCGCGCCGGGGACGCCGAGGCCCTGGCGGAGGTGGCGGCCGCCATGGCCGGGCCGCTGGAGTTCGGCACCGCCGGGCTGCGCGGCCAGATCGGTCCCGGTGAGTCCCGCATGAACCTGGCGGTCGTCATCCGGGCGACGGCGGGGCTGTGCGCCTTCCTCAAGGACAGCACCACGCGCGTGCCCCGGGTGGTGATCGGCTGCGACGCCCGCCACGGCTCCGTGGACTTCGCCCGCGCCGCCGCCCGTGTCGTCTCCGCCGCCGGCTGCCACGCCCTGGCCCTGCCGGTCATGAACCCGACCCCGCTGACCTCCTTCGCCGTGCGCCACCTGGACGCCGACGCAGGCATCATGGTCACCGCCTCCCACAACCCGGCCCAGGACAACGGCTACAAGGTCTACCTGGGGGGCTCCGTGGTCACCGACGCCGGGCAGGGCGCCCAGATCGTCCCGCCCTACGACGGCCAGATCGCCGCCGCGATCGCCGCCACCCCGCCAGCCGACCAGGTGCCGCAGGACGAGGCCCGCATCGAGCAGGTGGACCCGCGGGCAGACTACGTACAGGCGGCCAGCCGCCTGGCCTCCGGCAGCAGCGCCAAGGCGGACCTGAAGATCACCCTCACCGCCATGCACGGCGTGGGGGCGGCCCTGGCCGAGCAGGTGCTGCACGAGGCGGGCTTCCCCCAGGTCCAGCCGGTGGCTGAGCAGGCCGAGCCGGACCCGGACTTCCCGACCGTGTCCTTCCCCAACCCGGAGGAGCCGGGCGCCCTGGACCTGGCTATCGCCCAGGCCGACGCCCAGGGGGCCGACCTGCTGATCGCCGTGGACCCGGACGCGGACCGCTGCGCCCTGGCGGTGCCGGACGCGGCCGCCCCCAAGGGCTGGCGCCAGCTCTCCGGGGACGAGATCGGCTCCCTGCTGGGGGAGTACCTGGCGGCCCGCGCCCCCCAGGGGGCGGTGCTGGCCAACTCGATCGTCTCCAGCCGCCTGCTGGAGCGCATCGCCCAGGGCCACGGGCTGGAGTACCGTCACACCCTGACCGGCTTCAAGTGGATCGCCCGCACCCCGGGGCTGTTCTTCGGCTACGAGGAGGCCATCGGCTACTGCCCCGACCCGGAGCACGCCCGGGACAAGGACGGCATCGCCACCGCCGTGGTGGCGGCCTCCATGGTCGCCGATCTCAAGGATCAGGGGCGCACCGTGGGGGAGGAGCTGGAGCGCCTGGCCCGCACCTACGGCCTGTACCAGACCATGCCCCTGACCTTCCGGGTGGAGAACCTGGAGCTGATCGCCCAGGGCATGGAGCGGCTGCGCCAGCACCCGCCCGCCACCCTGGCCGGTTCCCCGGTCACCTCCGTGACCGACCTGTCACAGGGCTGGGACGGGCTGCCGGGCACCAACGCCGTCATGGTGCTCACTGCGGCCGACGACCGGGTCATCGCCCGGCCCTCCGGCACGGAGCCCAAGCTCAAGTGCTACCTGGAGGTGGTGCTGCCGGTGGCGGAGGGCGCTCTGGTGCCCTGGGAGCAGGCCCGCCAGCGGCTGGAGACCATCAAGAGCGAGTTCGCCGCCGCCATCGGCATCTGA
- the deoC gene encoding deoxyribose-phosphate aldolase, translated as MKKTEVARLIDHTLLKPEATSADVAALVQEGAALGTCSVCVSPSMLPLEHPEGLLTACVVGFPSGAVKAEVKAFEAAQAVKDGVDEVDMVVNLALVKEGRAAELQAEIQAVRDAVPAPRVLKVIIESAALTDAEIVMACQAAQAAGADFVKTSTGFHPAGGASTHAVALMRATVGEDMGVKASGGIHDAATAVAMIEAGANRLGVSATKAILAGLED; from the coding sequence ATGAAGAAGACTGAGGTCGCGCGCCTGATCGACCACACCCTGTTAAAGCCCGAGGCGACCTCCGCCGACGTGGCCGCGCTGGTCCAGGAGGGGGCGGCCCTGGGCACCTGCTCCGTGTGCGTGTCGCCGTCCATGCTGCCCCTGGAGCACCCGGAGGGCCTGCTCACCGCCTGCGTGGTGGGCTTCCCCTCCGGTGCCGTAAAGGCGGAGGTCAAGGCCTTTGAGGCCGCCCAGGCCGTCAAGGACGGGGTGGACGAGGTGGACATGGTCGTCAACCTCGCCCTGGTCAAGGAGGGGCGCGCCGCCGAGCTGCAGGCTGAGATCCAGGCGGTGCGCGACGCCGTACCCGCCCCCCGGGTGCTCAAGGTCATCATCGAGTCGGCGGCCCTGACGGACGCGGAGATCGTCATGGCCTGCCAGGCCGCCCAGGCCGCCGGAGCGGACTTCGTGAAGACCTCCACCGGATTCCACCCGGCCGGGGGCGCCTCCACCCACGCCGTCGCCCTGATGCGCGCCACCGTGGGGGAGGACATGGGGGTCAAGGCCTCTGGTGGTATCCATGACGCCGCCACCGCCGTCGCCATGATCGAGGCGGGGGCAAACCGCCTGGGGGTCTCCGCCACCAAGGCGATCCTGGCTGGGCTGGAGGACTGA
- the deoD gene encoding purine-nucleoside phosphorylase: MKSTPHINPQAPIAETILLPGDPLRAKFIAETYLEDVQQFNSVRNMLGFTGTYQGTPVSVMGSGMGIPSISLYAWELIHVFGCKKLIRVGTCGGMQEGVNLYDVVIGQAACSNSSFTDQYGLPGTYAPIASYRLIEAVREQAKAKGVTTHVGNILSSDVFYHADPTFNERWQKMGVLAVEMESAGLYATAAHAGVEALGIFTVSDSLVTGAETTAEERQTAFTQMMELALPLAAL; encoded by the coding sequence ATGAAGTCAACACCGCATATCAACCCGCAGGCCCCCATCGCCGAGACGATCCTCCTGCCCGGGGACCCGCTGCGCGCCAAGTTCATCGCGGAGACCTACCTGGAGGACGTCCAGCAGTTCAACTCCGTGCGCAACATGCTGGGATTCACCGGCACCTACCAGGGCACCCCCGTGTCCGTCATGGGCTCCGGCATGGGCATTCCCTCCATCTCCCTGTACGCCTGGGAGCTGATCCACGTGTTCGGCTGCAAGAAGCTGATCCGGGTGGGTACCTGCGGAGGCATGCAGGAGGGCGTCAACCTCTACGACGTGGTCATCGGCCAGGCCGCCTGCTCCAACTCCAGCTTCACGGACCAGTACGGCCTGCCCGGCACCTACGCGCCGATCGCCTCCTACCGCCTGATCGAGGCCGTGCGCGAGCAGGCCAAGGCCAAGGGCGTGACCACCCACGTGGGCAACATCCTGTCCTCGGACGTCTTCTACCACGCCGACCCCACCTTCAACGAGCGCTGGCAGAAGATGGGGGTGCTGGCCGTGGAGATGGAGTCCGCCGGCCTGTACGCCACCGCCGCCCACGCCGGGGTGGAGGCCCTGGGCATCTTCACGGTCTCCGACTCCCTGGTGACCGGGGCCGAGACCACCGCCGAGGAGCGGCAGACGGCCTTCACCCAGATGATGGAGCTGGCCCTGCCCCTGGCAGCCCTGTGA
- a CDS encoding sugar-binding transcriptional regulator yields MDKRDEQAITAVRLYFERGLSQAEVAVAMGLSRPTVAKLLQRGKEAGYVTVVINDPRETSSELGHRLQERYGLAEARVVHAPVSSDAELLEELGRVGAELVTGLVRDGMSVGVSWGRTMSAIASRLRHTARRDVRIVQLKGGSSYSEQATDDFEVMRAFCDAFSAVPLYLPLPVVFQDVTTWQIVQEDPHIAAVLAAGAQADAVVFTVGAVTPDSLLLSHRQLDQEDRQAVLQEAVGDACSRFFSSAGQVAVKDLDERTVGITLEDLASRPVRVLVAGGQGKARAVSTALEMGLSSHLVVDQRLALTLLDEGRPEAAS; encoded by the coding sequence ATGGACAAGCGTGACGAGCAGGCCATCACCGCCGTCCGGCTCTACTTTGAGCGCGGTCTGAGCCAGGCGGAGGTGGCTGTCGCCATGGGCCTGTCCCGGCCCACCGTGGCCAAGCTGCTTCAGCGGGGCAAGGAGGCCGGTTACGTCACCGTGGTCATAAACGACCCGCGTGAGACCTCCTCAGAGCTGGGGCACCGCCTCCAGGAGCGCTACGGCCTGGCGGAGGCGCGAGTGGTGCACGCCCCGGTCTCCTCCGACGCGGAGCTCCTGGAGGAGCTGGGGCGCGTAGGGGCCGAGCTGGTCACCGGGCTGGTGCGGGACGGCATGAGCGTGGGGGTGTCCTGGGGGCGGACCATGAGCGCCATCGCCTCCCGGCTGCGGCACACTGCGCGGCGGGACGTGCGGATAGTGCAGCTCAAGGGCGGCAGCTCCTACTCCGAGCAGGCCACCGACGACTTCGAGGTCATGCGGGCCTTCTGCGACGCCTTCAGCGCGGTGCCTCTCTACCTGCCGCTGCCGGTGGTCTTCCAGGACGTGACCACCTGGCAGATCGTCCAGGAGGACCCGCACATAGCAGCCGTCCTGGCTGCCGGGGCCCAGGCTGACGCCGTGGTGTTCACGGTGGGTGCGGTCACGCCGGACAGCCTGCTGCTCAGCCATCGTCAGCTGGACCAGGAGGACCGCCAGGCCGTGCTGCAGGAGGCCGTTGGGGACGCCTGCTCCCGCTTCTTCAGCAGCGCGGGGCAGGTGGCGGTCAAGGACCTGGACGAGCGTACAGTGGGCATCACCCTGGAGGACCTGGCCTCCCGGCCGGTACGGGTGCTGGTGGCCGGAGGGCAGGGCAAGGCCCGGGCCGTGTCCACCGCGCTGGAGATGGGCCTGTCCAGCCACCTGGTGGTGGACCAGCGCCTGGCCCTGACGCTGTTGGATGAGGGCCGCCCGGAGGCTGCGTCGTAG
- a CDS encoding thymidine phosphorylase, producing the protein MEQFDVVDVIRTKRDGGRLSPEQIAWTVDAYTRGAVKDEQMAALAMAIFLRGMEREEIAQWTQAMIDSGERMDFSGIGRPTADKHSTGGVGDKITLPLAPLVACFGVAVPQLSGRGLGHTGGTLDKLEAIPGWRASLSNEEILHQLGQGCGAVVCAAGAGLAPADKKLYALRDITSTVDCIPLIASSIMSKKIAEGTGSLVLDVKVGSGAFMKDLSSARELAQAMVDLGKDAGVRTFAFLTDMSTPLGLKVGNALEVEESVEVLAGGGPQDVVELTLALARKMLEMAGQPDADVEAALKDGRAMDRWRAMIREQGGDPDAALPTSRHSHQVLATADGVLESLDALCVGVASWRLGAGRAVKEDPVQAAAGIEIHAKPGQVLRQGQPVLTLHTDDEWRVPRALEALEGGIRIGTKAPSRGSVLLDHVE; encoded by the coding sequence ATGGAGCAGTTCGACGTCGTCGACGTCATCCGGACCAAGCGGGACGGCGGTCGGCTCAGCCCGGAGCAGATCGCCTGGACCGTGGACGCCTACACCCGGGGAGCCGTCAAGGACGAGCAGATGGCGGCCCTGGCCATGGCCATCTTCCTGCGGGGCATGGAGCGGGAGGAGATCGCCCAGTGGACCCAGGCGATGATCGACTCCGGTGAGCGCATGGACTTCAGTGGCATCGGCCGCCCCACCGCCGACAAGCACTCCACCGGTGGCGTGGGCGACAAGATCACCCTGCCGCTGGCCCCCCTGGTGGCCTGCTTCGGGGTGGCCGTGCCCCAGCTCTCCGGGCGGGGCCTGGGGCACACCGGCGGCACCCTGGACAAGCTGGAGGCCATCCCCGGATGGCGGGCCAGCCTGTCCAACGAGGAGATCCTCCACCAGCTGGGCCAGGGCTGTGGCGCCGTGGTCTGCGCCGCGGGCGCGGGCCTGGCCCCGGCGGACAAGAAGCTCTACGCCCTGCGGGACATCACCTCCACCGTGGACTGTATCCCGCTGATCGCCTCCTCCATCATGTCCAAGAAGATCGCCGAGGGCACCGGTTCCCTGGTGCTGGACGTCAAGGTGGGCTCCGGGGCCTTCATGAAGGACCTCAGCTCAGCCCGCGAGCTGGCCCAGGCCATGGTGGACCTGGGCAAGGACGCCGGGGTGCGCACCTTCGCCTTCCTCACCGACATGTCCACGCCGCTGGGCCTGAAGGTCGGCAACGCCCTGGAGGTGGAGGAGTCCGTGGAGGTGCTGGCTGGCGGCGGCCCGCAGGACGTCGTCGAGCTGACCCTCGCCCTGGCCCGCAAGATGCTGGAGATGGCGGGCCAGCCTGACGCCGACGTGGAGGCGGCCCTCAAGGACGGGCGCGCCATGGACCGCTGGCGGGCCATGATCCGTGAGCAGGGCGGTGACCCGGACGCGGCCCTGCCCACCTCCCGGCACAGCCACCAGGTGCTGGCCACCGCGGACGGGGTCCTGGAGAGCCTGGACGCGCTCTGCGTAGGCGTGGCCTCCTGGCGGCTGGGTGCAGGCCGGGCGGTCAAGGAGGACCCGGTCCAGGCGGCGGCAGGGATCGAGATCCACGCCAAGCCCGGCCAGGTCCTGCGTCAGGGCCAGCCGGTGCTCACCTTGCACACCGACGACGAGTGGCGCGTCCCCCGGGCCCTGGAGGCCCTGGAGGGCGGCATCCGGATCGGCACTAAGGCCCCGTCCCGCGGCAGCGTGCTGCTGGACCACGTGGAGTGA
- a CDS encoding cytidine deaminase: MQIDWEALTAAAVEAMRHAYCPYSGYPVGAAGLTTDGQVVVGCNVENASYGLGLCAECAMVGALALSGGGRLVAVACVNGNEEPVVPCGRCRQLILEHGGPGCLVRMPSAVMPMSQVLPEGFEPTDLTLVPTSTFRQH; the protein is encoded by the coding sequence ATGCAGATCGACTGGGAGGCGCTTACCGCGGCCGCCGTGGAGGCGATGCGTCACGCCTACTGCCCCTACAGCGGCTACCCGGTGGGAGCGGCCGGGCTCACCACCGACGGGCAGGTGGTGGTGGGCTGCAACGTGGAGAACGCCTCCTACGGACTGGGCCTGTGCGCCGAGTGCGCCATGGTCGGGGCCCTGGCCCTCTCCGGCGGGGGGCGGCTGGTGGCCGTGGCCTGCGTTAACGGCAACGAGGAGCCGGTGGTCCCCTGCGGGCGCTGCCGCCAGCTGATCCTTGAGCACGGCGGCCCCGGGTGCCTGGTGCGCATGCCTTCGGCCGTCATGCCCATGAGCCAGGTGCTGCCTGAGGGCTTTGAGCCCACGGACCTGACGTTGGTCCCCACCAGTACCTTCCGTCAGCACTGA
- a CDS encoding ABC transporter permease, giving the protein MTTATTASTEVQTRRAWKIPVIYLLATVLLGFMAYSAKGDVTIRLRDKSQSLAIPDIVTSGPRILVFLLIVMTVLCLWGWASTILRIRVPRLVEVAVMSLAVLSTVLGFLVFAATGSSAALTLTSVLVSTIAISTPLIFGSLSGVVSERVGVVNIAIEGDLLVGAFAGVMAASYFRTPYMGLVAAPLAGALLGCLLALFAVRYGVDQIIVGVVLNVLALGLTTFFYQTVMKKVPERLNTNQFSLAPIKIPGLSEIPVVGPMLFNQTILVYLMYLAVAFLTVYLFRSRWGLRLRACGEHPRAADTVGINVNRTRALNTILGSAFAGLGGAFFTLGSVLSFTDNISAGNGYIALAAMILGKWHPLGAMGAALMFGFAQAVARMLPNVAPSIPSDLVAMIPYVVTIVAVAGFVGKSRPPAAENVPYVK; this is encoded by the coding sequence ATGACTACCGCCACCACTGCGAGCACCGAGGTGCAGACCAGGCGCGCCTGGAAGATCCCGGTCATCTACCTACTGGCCACCGTCCTGCTCGGCTTCATGGCCTACTCTGCCAAGGGGGACGTGACGATACGTCTGCGTGACAAGTCCCAGAGCCTGGCCATCCCGGACATCGTGACCTCCGGTCCCAGGATCCTGGTGTTCCTGCTGATCGTTATGACGGTCCTGTGCCTCTGGGGCTGGGCCAGCACCATCCTGCGTATCAGGGTCCCCCGCCTGGTGGAGGTCGCCGTCATGTCCTTGGCGGTCCTCTCCACGGTCCTGGGCTTCCTGGTCTTCGCGGCCACCGGCTCGTCTGCGGCCCTGACCCTGACCTCGGTGCTGGTCTCTACGATCGCGATCTCCACGCCCCTGATCTTCGGGTCCCTGTCCGGCGTGGTCTCGGAGCGCGTGGGCGTGGTCAACATCGCCATTGAAGGTGACCTCCTGGTGGGGGCCTTCGCGGGTGTCATGGCCGCCTCCTACTTCCGCACCCCCTACATGGGGCTGGTGGCGGCGCCCCTGGCGGGCGCGCTGCTGGGATGCCTGCTGGCCCTGTTCGCGGTGCGCTACGGCGTGGACCAGATCATCGTCGGCGTGGTGCTCAACGTGCTGGCCCTGGGCCTGACCACCTTCTTCTACCAGACGGTCATGAAGAAGGTCCCTGAGAGGCTCAACACCAACCAGTTCTCCCTGGCACCCATCAAGATCCCGGGGCTCTCAGAGATCCCGGTGGTCGGCCCGATGCTCTTCAACCAGACGATCCTGGTCTACCTGATGTACCTGGCGGTCGCCTTCCTGACCGTCTACCTGTTCCGCTCCCGCTGGGGCCTGCGCCTGCGGGCCTGCGGCGAGCACCCCCGGGCCGCGGACACCGTGGGCATCAACGTGAACCGCACGCGGGCCCTGAACACGATCCTGGGCTCGGCCTTCGCCGGGCTGGGTGGTGCCTTCTTCACCCTCGGCTCGGTGCTGTCCTTCACCGACAACATCTCCGCCGGCAACGGCTACATCGCCCTGGCGGCCATGATCCTGGGTAAGTGGCACCCGCTGGGGGCCATGGGGGCGGCGCTCATGTTCGGCTTCGCCCAGGCGGTGGCCCGGATGCTGCCCAACGTGGCCCCGAGCATCCCTTCCGACCTGGTGGCCATGATCCCCTACGTCGTCACCATCGTGGCGGTGGCCGGGTTCGTGGGCAAGTCGCGGCCCCCGGCGGCAGAGAACGTCCCCTACGTGAAGTGA